In the genome of Sphingomonas naphthae, one region contains:
- the groES gene encoding co-chaperone GroES has translation MGFRPLHDRVLVKRIEADTKTAGGIIIPDSAKEKPQEGEVVAVGSGTKAEDGKVTPLDVKAGDKILFGKWSGTEVKIGGEDLLIMKESDILGIVG, from the coding sequence ATGGGTTTCCGACCGCTGCACGATCGCGTGCTCGTCAAGCGCATCGAGGCCGATACCAAGACGGCCGGTGGGATCATCATCCCCGATTCCGCCAAGGAAAAGCCGCAGGAAGGCGAAGTCGTCGCCGTGGGCTCCGGCACGAAGGCCGAGGACGGCAAGGTCACCCCGCTGGACGTGAAGGCCGGCGACAAGATCCTGTTCGGCAAATGGTCCGGCACCGAGGTGAAGATCGGTGGCGAGGATCTGCTGATCATGAAGGAAAGCGACATCCTGGGGATCGTCGGCTGA
- a CDS encoding M20/M25/M40 family metallo-hydrolase, which translates to MKIALLAASALALTAAAPAPKPDPAELKATVAGLVAFGTRHTLSTTTDPKRGIGAARRWVAKRFEAYGNACGGCLTVETIGETVSGPRAPDGVRVEDVIAIQKGAGDPNRVVIVQGHIDSRVNDVMDFTSDAAGANDDASGVALVVEAARILSREKLAGTIVYAALSGEEQGLWGGRILADTARARGWKVAAVLNNDIVGNTHGIGGQHVDSLVRVFSEGIGSTPEIAATAKAQRAIGGEDDGPSRALAKAIVGIAGAQKGMGLEARAIRRPDRFQRGGDHLPFLEAGFPAVRFTEATENYDRQHQSIRTEGDRHYGDTIEFVDFPYLARVTALNIAAIRQFAAAPSAPTGVTIAGALSDDTKVAWGAVPGAAGYRVRWRWADKADWTDSRDLPAGATTIDLPHVNIDDHFFGVSALSADGAESLVTFAGVVPRPAPGAVK; encoded by the coding sequence ATGAAGATCGCCCTCCTCGCCGCCTCCGCCCTCGCGCTCACCGCCGCCGCGCCCGCGCCGAAGCCCGACCCCGCCGAACTCAAGGCCACCGTCGCCGGGCTCGTTGCGTTCGGCACGCGCCACACCTTGTCCACCACCACCGATCCGAAGCGCGGCATCGGCGCCGCGAGGCGGTGGGTGGCGAAAAGGTTCGAGGCTTATGGCAACGCGTGCGGCGGCTGCCTGACGGTCGAGACGATCGGCGAGACGGTCTCCGGCCCGCGCGCGCCCGATGGCGTGCGGGTCGAGGATGTCATCGCCATCCAGAAGGGCGCGGGCGATCCCAATCGGGTGGTGATCGTGCAGGGGCATATCGACAGCCGCGTCAACGACGTGATGGATTTCACCTCCGACGCGGCCGGCGCCAACGACGATGCCTCGGGCGTGGCGCTGGTGGTCGAGGCGGCGCGCATCCTGTCGCGCGAGAAGCTCGCCGGCACGATCGTCTATGCCGCGCTCTCGGGCGAGGAGCAGGGGCTGTGGGGAGGCAGGATCCTCGCCGACACCGCCCGGGCACGCGGCTGGAAGGTGGCCGCCGTGCTCAACAATGATATCGTCGGCAACACCCATGGCATCGGCGGCCAGCATGTCGACAGCCTCGTCCGCGTGTTCAGCGAAGGCATCGGCTCCACCCCGGAGATCGCCGCGACGGCCAAAGCGCAGCGCGCGATCGGCGGCGAGGATGACGGGCCATCGCGCGCGCTGGCCAAGGCGATCGTCGGCATCGCGGGCGCGCAGAAGGGGATGGGGCTGGAGGCGCGCGCGATCCGCCGGCCCGATCGCTTCCAGCGCGGCGGCGATCATCTGCCCTTCCTCGAGGCCGGCTTCCCGGCGGTGCGCTTCACCGAGGCGACCGAGAATTACGATCGCCAGCACCAGAGCATCCGCACCGAGGGCGATCGCCATTATGGCGACACGATCGAGTTCGTCGACTTCCCCTATCTGGCCAGGGTGACCGCGCTCAACATCGCCGCGATCCGCCAGTTCGCCGCCGCGCCGTCCGCACCGACGGGGGTGACGATCGCTGGTGCGCTCAGCGACGATACCAAGGTGGCGTGGGGCGCGGTGCCGGGCGCGGCCGGCTATCGCGTGCGCTGGCGCTGGGCCGACAAGGCCGACTGGACCGACAGCCGCGACCTGCCCGCCGGCGCCACCACGATCGATCTGCCGCACGTCAACATCGACGATCATTTCTTCGGCGTGTCGGCCCTGTCGGCGGACGGCGCGGAAAGCCTCGTCACCTTCGCCGGCGTCGTCCCCCGGCCGGCGCCCGGCGCGGTGAAATGA
- a CDS encoding J domain-containing protein, whose product MARFTRSNDWGFPRWRGYGSDRGATQVRMCDRHGCDKPGDRPAPKSPNSPERWYFCEDHAGEYNRNWNYFEGLTAEEAAQREAGERRDASGFANASHYGWSGPGDGTRSRDEMRALEALELETDADFEDIKLAWRRMAKANHPDVNPNDPGAAERFRKAQAAFDVLRVAEERRTYKP is encoded by the coding sequence ATGGCGCGCTTCACCCGATCCAACGACTGGGGCTTCCCCCGCTGGCGCGGCTACGGCAGCGATCGCGGGGCGACGCAGGTGCGCATGTGCGACCGCCACGGCTGCGACAAGCCGGGTGACCGGCCCGCGCCCAAATCCCCCAACAGCCCCGAACGCTGGTATTTCTGCGAGGACCATGCCGGCGAATACAATCGCAACTGGAATTATTTCGAGGGGCTGACCGCCGAGGAGGCCGCCCAACGCGAGGCGGGCGAGAGGCGCGACGCCTCGGGCTTCGCCAATGCTTCCCACTATGGCTGGTCCGGCCCCGGCGACGGCACCCGATCGCGTGACGAGATGCGCGCGCTGGAGGCGCTGGAGTTGGAGACCGACGCCGATTTCGAGGATATCAAGCTGGCGTGGCGGCGCATGGCCAAGGCCAACCACCCGGACGTGAACCCCAACGATCCGGGCGCCGCCGAACGCTTCCGCAAGGCGCAGGCCGCGTTCGACGTGCTGCGGGTGGCGGAGGAACGGCGGACGTACAAGCCGTAG
- a CDS encoding DUF2891 domain-containing protein codes for MTPDIAARFARIALGHLTREYPHKLDHVLTGDADAETPRALHPIFFGSFDWHSCVHGYWMILTLLHRFPDMAGGEAVAALADTMLTPDKVAAEVAYVARPSSAGFERPYGWAWALALHGAAARHEGRGWGAALEPLARAFADRFTAFLPKQTYPIRTGTHFNTAFALILALDWAETHDAALAALIRSRATDYYATDRDCPAWEPGGDEFLSGALCEALLMRRVLGAAEGRAWFAAFLPRLGEGQPATLLTPAFVSDRTDGKIAHLDGLNLSRAWCWRGLADWLPEGMAGEVAERHLAAALPHVAGDYMGEHWLATFATLALSSY; via the coding sequence ATGACCCCCGACATCGCCGCCCGCTTCGCGCGCATCGCGCTCGGCCACCTCACCCGCGAATATCCGCACAAGCTGGATCATGTGCTGACCGGCGACGCCGATGCCGAGACGCCGCGCGCGCTCCACCCGATCTTCTTCGGCAGCTTCGACTGGCATAGCTGCGTCCATGGCTATTGGATGATCCTGACGCTGCTGCACCGCTTCCCCGACATGGCGGGCGGAGAGGCGGTGGCGGCGCTGGCCGACACGATGCTGACGCCCGACAAGGTCGCGGCGGAGGTCGCCTATGTCGCCCGGCCCTCCTCGGCCGGGTTCGAGCGGCCCTATGGCTGGGCCTGGGCGCTGGCGCTGCATGGCGCGGCGGCGCGGCATGAGGGGCGCGGCTGGGGAGCGGCGCTGGAACCGCTGGCGCGTGCCTTCGCCGATCGCTTCACCGCCTTCCTGCCGAAACAGACCTATCCGATCCGCACCGGCACCCATTTCAACACCGCCTTCGCCCTGATCCTCGCGCTCGACTGGGCCGAGACGCACGATGCGGCGCTGGCCGCGCTGATCCGGTCGCGGGCGACCGATTACTACGCCACCGACCGCGATTGCCCGGCGTGGGAGCCGGGCGGCGACGAATTCCTGTCGGGCGCCTTGTGCGAGGCGCTACTGATGCGCCGCGTGCTGGGCGCGGCCGAGGGGCGGGCCTGGTTCGCCGCCTTCCTCCCGCGCCTCGGCGAAGGCCAGCCCGCGACCCTGCTGACCCCGGCCTTCGTCAGCGACCGCACCGACGGCAAGATCGCGCATCTCGACGGGCTCAACCTCAGCCGGGCGTGGTGCTGGCGGGGGCTGGCGGACTGGCTGCCGGAGGGGATGGCGGGGGAGGTGGCGGAGCGCCATCTGGCGGCCGCGCTGCCCCATGTCGCGGGCGATTATATGGGCGAACATTGGCTCGCCACCTTCGCGACGCTGGCGCTGTCGTCATACTGA
- the groL gene encoding chaperonin GroEL (60 kDa chaperone family; promotes refolding of misfolded polypeptides especially under stressful conditions; forms two stacked rings of heptamers to form a barrel-shaped 14mer; ends can be capped by GroES; misfolded proteins enter the barrel where they are refolded when GroES binds) translates to MAAKDVKFSRDARERILRGVDILADAVKVTLGPKGRNVVIEKSFGAPRITKDGVTVAKEIELKDRFENMGAQMIREVASKANDTAGDGTTTATVLAQAIVREGMKSVAAGMNPMDLKRGIDLAVLKVVEDIKARSKPVAGTAEVAQVGIISANGDIEVGQKIAEAMEKVGKEGVITVEEAKGLDFELDVVEGMQFDRGYLSPYFITNPEKMVVELADPYILIHEKKLSNLQSILPILEAVVQSGRPLLIIAEDIEGEALATLVVNKLRGGLKVAAVKAPGFGDRRKAMLEDIAILTKGEMISEDLGIKLENVTIGMLGTAKRVTIDKDNTTIVDGAGDGESIKGRVEAVRRQIENTTSDYDREKLQERLAKLAGGVAVIKVGGATEVEVKERKDRVDDALHATRAAVEEGIVPGGGTALLYATKALEGLKGVNDDQTRGIDIIRKAITAPVKQIAQNAGHDGAVVAGKLIDGNDPTLGFNASTDVYENLVAAGVIDPTKVVRTALQDAASVASLLITTEAAISEAPDDKAPAMGGGMPGGMGGMGGMDF, encoded by the coding sequence ATGGCAGCCAAGGACGTGAAATTCAGCCGTGACGCGCGCGAGCGCATCCTGCGCGGCGTCGACATCCTCGCCGACGCGGTGAAGGTGACGCTCGGCCCCAAGGGCCGCAACGTCGTGATCGAGAAGAGCTTCGGCGCGCCGCGCATCACCAAGGACGGCGTCACCGTCGCCAAGGAGATCGAACTGAAGGATCGGTTCGAGAACATGGGCGCGCAGATGATCCGTGAAGTCGCCAGCAAGGCGAACGACACGGCCGGCGACGGCACCACCACCGCCACCGTTCTGGCGCAGGCGATCGTCCGCGAGGGCATGAAGTCGGTCGCGGCCGGCATGAACCCGATGGACCTGAAGCGCGGCATCGATCTCGCCGTCCTCAAGGTCGTCGAGGACATCAAGGCGCGTTCCAAGCCGGTCGCCGGCACCGCCGAAGTCGCCCAGGTCGGCATCATCTCGGCCAATGGCGACATCGAAGTCGGCCAGAAGATCGCGGAAGCGATGGAGAAGGTGGGCAAGGAAGGCGTCATCACCGTCGAGGAAGCCAAGGGCCTCGATTTCGAGCTGGACGTCGTCGAGGGTATGCAGTTCGATCGCGGCTATCTGTCGCCCTACTTCATCACCAATCCGGAGAAGATGGTCGTCGAGCTCGCCGACCCCTATATCCTGATCCACGAGAAGAAGCTGTCGAACCTCCAGTCGATCCTGCCGATTCTGGAAGCGGTCGTGCAGTCGGGTCGCCCGCTGCTCATCATCGCCGAGGATATCGAGGGTGAGGCGCTCGCCACGCTCGTCGTCAACAAGCTGCGTGGCGGCCTGAAGGTCGCCGCCGTCAAGGCGCCGGGCTTCGGCGATCGCCGCAAGGCGATGCTCGAGGATATCGCGATCCTGACCAAGGGCGAGATGATCTCCGAGGATCTCGGCATCAAGCTCGAGAACGTCACGATCGGCATGCTCGGCACCGCCAAGCGCGTCACCATCGACAAGGACAACACCACCATCGTCGACGGTGCGGGTGACGGCGAGTCGATCAAGGGCCGCGTCGAGGCGGTCCGTCGCCAGATCGAGAACACCACCAGCGATTACGACCGTGAGAAGCTCCAGGAGCGTCTCGCCAAGCTCGCCGGCGGCGTTGCGGTCATCAAGGTCGGTGGTGCCACCGAGGTCGAGGTCAAGGAGCGCAAGGATCGCGTCGACGACGCTCTCCACGCGACCCGCGCGGCCGTGGAAGAGGGCATCGTTCCCGGCGGCGGCACCGCGCTGCTGTACGCGACGAAGGCGCTCGAGGGCCTGAAGGGCGTCAACGACGATCAGACCCGCGGCATCGACATCATCCGCAAGGCGATCACCGCCCCGGTGAAGCAGATCGCGCAGAACGCCGGCCACGACGGCGCGGTCGTCGCGGGCAAGCTGATCGACGGCAACGATCCGACGCTCGGCTTCAACGCCTCGACCGACGTGTACGAGAACCTCGTCGCCGCCGGCGTGATCGACCCGACCAAGGTCGTCCGCACCGCGCTGCAGGACGCGGCCTCGGTCGCCAGCCTGCTCATCACCACCGAGGCCGCCATTTCAGAGGCCCCGGACGACAAGGCCCCCGCCATGGGCGGCGGCATGCCGGGTGGCATGGGCGGTATGGGCGGCATGGACTTCTAA
- a CDS encoding DUF969 domain-containing protein: MSGALVLIGIVVLVGGLMLRLNTLLVVMAAALATGLAGGLGLEGTIRAFGKAFNDNRYVTIIWIVLPVIGLLERFGLQQRAKMLIAGLRGATTARILIAYLALRQILAALGLTSVAGHPQTVRPLVAPMAEAAAERDGGPLDDAKRDTVRAYAAATDNVGLFFGEDIFLAIASILLIKGFLEQNGIVLQPFELSVWAIPTAICAFVIHAGRLWWLGRRLKR; encoded by the coding sequence ATGAGCGGCGCACTCGTCCTGATCGGCATCGTCGTGCTCGTCGGCGGGCTGATGCTGCGGCTCAACACGCTGCTGGTGGTGATGGCGGCCGCGCTGGCGACGGGGCTGGCCGGCGGGCTGGGGCTGGAGGGCACGATCCGCGCCTTCGGCAAGGCGTTCAACGACAATCGCTACGTGACGATCATCTGGATCGTGCTGCCGGTGATCGGCCTGCTCGAGCGCTTCGGGCTGCAACAGCGGGCGAAGATGCTGATCGCCGGGCTGCGTGGGGCGACGACGGCACGCATCCTGATCGCCTATCTCGCGCTCCGCCAGATCCTCGCCGCGCTGGGGCTTACTTCGGTCGCGGGCCATCCGCAGACGGTGCGTCCGCTGGTGGCACCGATGGCCGAGGCGGCGGCGGAGCGCGACGGCGGCCCGCTCGACGACGCCAAGCGCGACACGGTGCGGGCCTATGCGGCGGCGACCGACAATGTCGGGCTGTTCTTCGGCGAGGATATCTTCCTCGCCATCGCCTCGATCCTGCTCATCAAGGGCTTCCTCGAGCAGAACGGCATCGTGCTTCAGCCGTTCGAGCTGTCGGTATGGGCGATCCCGACGGCGATCTGCGCCTTCGTCATCCACGCGGGGCGCTTGTGGTGGCTCGGGCGGAGGCTGAAGCGTTGA
- a CDS encoding (2Fe-2S) ferredoxin domain-containing protein produces MKAAKANWSRVLLVCAKCEKKLGNAGFGADGDERLSRVLKRQAGGKGRKARFGVVPVKCLKLCPRRAVTVVDSAQPGRWLVVAPGEAIDGLIGEASA; encoded by the coding sequence ATGAAGGCGGCCAAGGCGAACTGGAGCCGTGTGCTGCTGGTCTGCGCCAAGTGCGAGAAGAAATTGGGCAACGCCGGCTTCGGCGCGGACGGCGACGAGCGGCTGTCGCGCGTCCTGAAGCGGCAGGCCGGTGGCAAGGGCCGCAAGGCGCGCTTCGGCGTGGTGCCGGTCAAATGCCTGAAGCTGTGCCCCAGGCGGGCGGTGACGGTGGTGGACAGCGCCCAGCCCGGCCGCTGGCTGGTGGTGGCGCCGGGCGAGGCGATCGACGGGCTGATCGGGGAAGCCTCCGCGTGA
- a CDS encoding hydantoinase B/oxoprolinase family protein → MTSSGWSFFIDRGGTFTDVVGRSPGGAIVTAKLLSEDPDRYADAAVEGIRRLAGDAPVAVVKMGTTVATNALLERDGEPLALAITRGHGDALRIGYQARPDIFARDIRLPEPLYARVIEIDERMTAEGTVLRPLDEAAARAGLQAAYDAGLRALAIVLLHGWRWTDHEARVAAIAREIGFTQVSISHEVAPLVRLVGRGDTTVVDAYLSPVLRRYVDRVAGALGAGTRLLFMQSSGGLTEASAFRGKDAILSGPAGGIVGMARTAAESGEERLIGFDMGGTSTDVSHHAGAYERTGDTMVAGVRVRAPMLQIHTVAAGGGSICRFDGARLRVGPESAGAVPGPACYRRGGPLTVTDCNVALGRILPDHFPTLFGPMGDQPIDVGAARARLAEIVEAMGGTMAIEALAEGFLAIAVDNMARAIRRISVERGHDVTRYTLVCFGGAGGQHACKVADALGMGRVMIHPLAGILSAYGMGLADMTALRERTLGVAPDDRQVAETLDLLAAEASAALAAQGVAAPETVRRVALRYAGSDSAIEVAADSPAAMQAAFEEAHRRRFGYVSPDAALIAETAVVEAIGRAEALSLPPPRAGGAAELSPGVFDRAGLPVGWSAEGPAMIVDPSATTLVDPGWRATVDAHGNLMLDRIAPRAAVAAGASVDPVRLELFANLFMSIAEEMGTALQATASSVNIRERLDFSCALFDRTGALIANAPHIPVHLGSMGESIRTIIADRGPGEDGRLNDGRGMRPGDAYMLNDPYHGGTHLPDITVIMPVFAEGDDAEPAWFVAARGHHADVGGIAPGSMPPGSSRIEEEGVLIADHLLVDTGRLCEAETRALFASGPWPARDPDRNMADLAAQIAACRRGADALAAVASEQGRDTVDAYMGHVLDHADRAVRQLLAGLEDGHFLYGMDDGAAIEVAISVDRAAGTAEIDFTGTSGQHPGNFNAPYSICRAATLYVLRTLIDDTIPMNDGCLRPVTLIVPEGSMLRPGPGAAVVAGNVETSQVVTDALFAATGRLAPSQGTMNNFTFGDATRQYYETIAGGAGAGPGHDGASAVQTHMTNSRLTDPEILETRFPVLLERFAIRAGSGGAGRWHGGDGVERHIRFREPMEAGILANRRIVPPAGIAGGGDAAPGVNRVVRADGREEALASCASVAMAPGDLFVIETPGGGGFGVAE, encoded by the coding sequence GTGACGTCTTCCGGCTGGTCCTTCTTTATCGATCGTGGCGGCACCTTCACCGATGTGGTCGGGCGGAGCCCTGGGGGCGCGATCGTCACCGCCAAACTGCTGTCCGAAGATCCTGACCGCTACGCCGATGCGGCGGTGGAGGGCATTCGCCGACTGGCGGGCGACGCGCCGGTCGCGGTGGTCAAGATGGGCACCACCGTCGCCACCAACGCCTTGCTGGAGCGCGACGGCGAACCGCTGGCGCTGGCGATCACGCGCGGCCACGGCGATGCGCTGCGGATCGGCTATCAGGCGCGGCCCGACATCTTCGCGCGCGATATCCGCCTGCCCGAGCCCTTGTATGCGCGCGTGATCGAGATCGACGAGCGGATGACCGCCGAGGGCACGGTGCTGCGCCCGCTCGACGAGGCGGCGGCGCGGGCCGGGTTGCAGGCGGCCTATGACGCGGGGCTGCGTGCGCTGGCGATCGTGCTGCTGCACGGCTGGCGCTGGACCGATCATGAGGCGCGGGTGGCGGCGATCGCGCGGGAGATCGGCTTCACGCAGGTCTCGATCAGCCATGAGGTGGCGCCGCTGGTGCGCCTCGTCGGGCGGGGCGACACGACGGTGGTGGACGCTTATCTGTCGCCGGTGCTGCGCCGCTATGTCGATCGCGTGGCGGGGGCGCTGGGCGCGGGGACGCGGCTGTTGTTCATGCAATCTAGCGGCGGGCTGACCGAGGCGTCGGCGTTTCGCGGCAAGGATGCGATCCTGTCCGGCCCGGCGGGCGGCATCGTCGGCATGGCGCGCACCGCCGCCGAGTCCGGCGAGGAGAGGCTGATCGGCTTCGACATGGGCGGCACCTCGACCGACGTGTCGCATCATGCCGGCGCCTATGAGCGGACCGGCGACACGATGGTGGCGGGCGTGCGGGTGCGGGCGCCGATGTTGCAGATCCATACCGTCGCGGCGGGCGGCGGATCGATCTGCCGCTTCGATGGCGCGCGGCTGAGGGTCGGGCCGGAGAGCGCCGGGGCGGTGCCGGGGCCGGCCTGCTACCGGCGCGGCGGGCCGCTGACGGTGACCGACTGCAACGTCGCGCTCGGCCGCATCCTGCCGGATCATTTCCCTACACTGTTCGGGCCGATGGGCGACCAGCCGATCGACGTGGGCGCGGCCCGTGCGCGGCTCGCCGAGATCGTCGAGGCCATGGGCGGCACTATGGCGATCGAGGCGCTGGCCGAGGGCTTCCTCGCCATCGCGGTCGACAATATGGCGCGCGCCATTCGCCGGATCTCGGTCGAGCGCGGGCATGACGTGACCCGCTACACGCTCGTCTGCTTCGGCGGGGCGGGCGGGCAGCATGCCTGCAAGGTGGCCGACGCGCTCGGGATGGGCAGGGTGATGATCCACCCGCTGGCCGGCATCCTCTCGGCCTATGGCATGGGCCTCGCCGACATGACCGCGCTGAGGGAGCGGACGCTGGGCGTGGCGCCGGACGACCGCCAGGTGGCGGAAACGCTCGACCTGCTGGCAGCCGAGGCGTCGGCGGCACTGGCGGCGCAGGGCGTGGCCGCGCCCGAGACGGTACGCCGCGTGGCGCTGCGCTATGCCGGCAGCGACAGCGCGATCGAGGTGGCGGCCGACAGCCCGGCGGCCATGCAGGCGGCCTTCGAGGAGGCCCACCGCCGCCGCTTCGGCTATGTTTCGCCGGATGCGGCGTTGATCGCCGAGACGGCGGTGGTCGAGGCGATCGGCCGGGCGGAAGCGCTCAGCCTGCCGCCGCCGCGCGCTGGTGGCGCGGCGGAACTGTCGCCGGGCGTGTTCGATCGGGCGGGATTGCCGGTCGGCTGGTCGGCCGAGGGGCCGGCGATGATCGTCGATCCCTCCGCCACCACGCTCGTCGATCCGGGCTGGCGGGCGACAGTGGACGCCCATGGCAATCTGATGCTCGATCGCATCGCCCCGCGCGCGGCCGTGGCGGCGGGGGCATCGGTCGATCCGGTGCGGCTGGAGCTGTTCGCCAATCTTTTCATGAGCATCGCCGAGGAGATGGGTACGGCGTTGCAGGCGACCGCCTCGTCGGTGAACATCCGCGAGCGGCTCGATTTCTCTTGCGCGCTGTTCGACCGGACGGGCGCCCTCATCGCCAACGCGCCGCATATCCCGGTGCATCTGGGATCGATGGGAGAGAGTATCCGCACCATCATCGCCGATCGCGGGCCGGGCGAGGACGGTCGGTTGAACGACGGGCGGGGGATGCGGCCGGGCGACGCCTATATGCTCAACGACCCTTATCATGGCGGCACGCATCTGCCCGACATCACCGTCATCATGCCGGTGTTCGCGGAGGGCGATGATGCCGAGCCGGCGTGGTTCGTGGCGGCGCGCGGGCATCATGCCGATGTCGGCGGGATTGCGCCCGGATCGATGCCGCCCGGCAGCAGCCGGATCGAGGAGGAGGGCGTGCTGATCGCCGACCACCTGCTCGTCGACACGGGGCGGCTGTGCGAGGCGGAGACGCGCGCGCTGTTCGCCTCCGGCCCATGGCCGGCGCGCGATCCGGATCGCAACATGGCCGATCTTGCCGCGCAGATCGCCGCCTGCCGGCGCGGCGCCGACGCGCTGGCGGCGGTGGCGAGCGAGCAGGGCCGCGACACGGTCGATGCCTATATGGGCCATGTCCTCGATCATGCCGACCGCGCCGTCCGGCAATTGCTGGCGGGGCTGGAGGATGGGCATTTCCTTTATGGCATGGACGATGGCGCCGCGATCGAGGTGGCGATCAGCGTCGATCGCGCGGCGGGCACGGCCGAGATCGACTTCACCGGCACGTCCGGCCAGCATCCTGGCAATTTCAACGCGCCTTATTCGATCTGCCGCGCCGCGACGCTCTATGTGTTGCGCACCCTGATCGATGACACGATCCCGATGAACGATGGGTGCCTGCGGCCTGTCACCCTGATCGTGCCGGAGGGATCGATGCTCCGCCCTGGCCCCGGCGCGGCGGTGGTGGCGGGCAATGTCGAGACCAGCCAGGTGGTGACCGATGCCTTGTTCGCCGCAACCGGGCGGCTGGCGCCCTCGCAGGGCACGATGAACAATTTCACCTTCGGCGATGCGACCCGCCAATATTATGAGACGATCGCGGGCGGCGCGGGGGCGGGGCCGGGGCATGACGGGGCGAGCGCGGTGCAGACGCACATGACCAACAGCCGCCTGACCGACCCCGAGATATTGGAGACGCGCTTCCCGGTGCTGCTGGAGCGCTTCGCGATCCGCGCCGGTTCGGGCGGGGCGGGGCGCTGGCACGGCGGCGACGGGGTCGAGCGCCACATCCGCTTTCGTGAGCCGATGGAGGCCGGCATCCTCGCCAACCGCCGGATCGTGCCGCCCGCCGGCATCGCGGGTGGCGGCGACGCGGCGCCGGGCGTCAACCGCGTGGTCCGCGCTGACGGGCGGGAGGAGGCGCTGGCCTCCTGCGCGTCCGTCGCGATGGCGCCGGGAGACCTGTTCGTGATCGAGACGCCGGGCGGCGGCGGCTTCGGGGTGGCGGAATGA
- a CDS encoding DUF979 domain-containing protein, which yields MITLAWLYALGGAMFAAYALFTLADARHPKRWGTAAFWGLLAASFLSGDRFGDLGNGILVLALVALAGLGLTGRSDPPTTSTTEREASAARRGNRLFLPALVIPATALLGTLLLKRLPLFEAKNITLISLGLGVLLALGAILLWLRPPARAPLDEGRRLTDAVGWAVVMPQMLAALGAVFALAGVGDVVGQAAAYAIPAEGTFVATAIFALGMAGFTIVMGNAFAAFPVMMAAVGLPVLVRLHGGDPAVVAAVGMLAGFCGTLLSPMAANFNIVPAVLLDLKDRHGVIRAQAGTALPLLLANILIIWWCAFP from the coding sequence TTGATTACGCTCGCCTGGCTCTATGCGCTGGGGGGCGCGATGTTCGCGGCCTATGCGCTGTTCACGCTGGCCGATGCGCGCCATCCGAAGCGCTGGGGCACGGCCGCCTTCTGGGGGCTGCTGGCGGCGAGCTTCCTGAGCGGCGACCGGTTCGGCGATCTCGGCAACGGCATCCTCGTGCTGGCGCTGGTGGCGCTGGCCGGGCTGGGCCTAACCGGCCGCTCCGATCCGCCGACGACGAGCACCACCGAACGGGAGGCCAGCGCCGCGCGGCGCGGCAACCGCCTGTTCCTGCCCGCGCTGGTGATCCCCGCGACGGCGCTGCTCGGCACCCTGCTGCTCAAGCGCCTGCCCTTGTTCGAGGCCAAGAACATCACCCTGATCTCGCTCGGGCTCGGCGTATTGCTGGCGCTGGGGGCGATCCTGCTGTGGCTGCGCCCGCCCGCCCGCGCACCGCTCGACGAAGGGCGCAGGCTCACCGACGCGGTCGGCTGGGCGGTGGTGATGCCCCAGATGCTGGCGGCGCTGGGCGCGGTGTTCGCGCTGGCGGGCGTCGGCGATGTCGTCGGGCAAGCGGCGGCCTACGCGATCCCCGCCGAGGGGACGTTCGTCGCGACCGCCATATTCGCGCTCGGCATGGCGGGCTTCACGATCGTGATGGGCAATGCCTTCGCCGCCTTCCCGGTGATGATGGCGGCGGTCGGCCTGCCGGTCCTGGTGCGGCTGCATGGCGGCGATCCGGCGGTGGTGGCGGCGGTGGGGATGCTCGCCGGCTTCTGCGGCACGCTCCTGTCGCCGATGGCGGCCAATTTCAACATCGTGCCGGCGGTGCTGCTCGACCTGAAGGACCGCCACGGCGTGATCCGCGCGCAGGCGGGCACCGCGCTGCCGCTGCTGCTGGCCAATATCCTCATCATCTGGTGGTGCGCCTTTCCATGA